The Zalophus californianus isolate mZalCal1 chromosome X, mZalCal1.pri.v2, whole genome shotgun sequence genomic interval ACACGGTGTTCCCAGTCAGGGTCTGACTTTGATACTCATGCCGAAGGGGACAATTGTTCACTGGGAGTCGGGGTGTCTGGTATGGGGATGGCAACAGTAGAAACAAAAGGCTCCCAGTGACAAGGCCTCTACTATGTGACAGGTGGTGTGACAACCACTTCACAAGTTCATTTGATTCATTTTTCACAGCTGCCCGAGAGGTGGGTGTTAGTAGCCCCATTTTGCAAACGAGGAAACTTAGAGGTTAAGTAACCACCCCAGGTAGTTGTCAGAATAAGGATTTGGGATGACAGCCATGAAACTCATTAGGGAAACAGACTGTGTCCCTAATGCCCAAGCTGTGTGGGGTAGACAGGCATAGAGCCGGTTCAGACCAGGATGGTTTGGGGACAGAGTGGAGGCAGGAGAACACAGCCGGaataggaagagagggaaagggatcaGGGAAGCTGGGACAGTTCTGAGAGGGAGCTCAgccagtggggagggagcagtgGGGCGTCTGGGGAGGGGCCCAATGCACGCTCACCTTCCTTGAACACCCCGTTAACAGAGAAGCAGAGCACCTTCTCCTGAAAGGGAAGGGCCCAGGTGCTAAGCCACCTAAACTTCCTACCCACCCGTGGCTTTCTGGAGCTGCCCTTGGGAGGAAGCACGTGCTCACCGTCTGGAACCACATGTCCACCAAGAAGGAGCTGAGGTCATGCTGTGTTTTGGGCAGCACACAGAGGGAGCCCACGATGTTATGTTTTGTATGCTTCAGCGGCTGAACACACAGGGCTATGCGGGGAGGAGAAGCAAGCGAAGGTTGGGAGTTGCCACACCCTGGGCCCTATAATTACCCCTGCACACCCCCTTTCCCTGCCCAGTCTTCCCCATCACACACGCACAGGGTTCCTTGGGCTTCTTCATATTCCTGCTTTCCTTGAAGTACTCGCACAAGCTGCTTctagcagagaaagaggaacaggaGGTGGCGGTCTGGCCAGTGTGGGTATTTCCAGGAGCTTCCCTGTGTCCACTGGGGAGCCACAGGGCCCAGGAGCAGAGTTGGATCTTTGCTACTCACAGGGCTGGGTCCTCGGGGCTGGAGGGAAtggccagggagaagcaggcctcttcATGGTAGGCATCGAGGAGACCCCGACGGTCTCCAGAATCGTAGATCAAATAGTACCTGTGGGAGAGCAATGAGGACCGTCTATCTCTGTGGTCTGGGCCCCAAATGAGATTTCAAGACCCAGTCGGCAGTCCTGAGCTTGGGTGGCCTCACCCATCCCAGCCAACCCCTTCCCCAGATTCCCAGGAGTACTTACTGCTGCAGGAATTGCAGGACTAGACTCTTCAGGGCATCAGATCCTTTGTAGCTTTCCTGGAACCAAAAGACATTTGAGACTATGTGGCTGATAAAGCCTCCCTTGTAATAGCCCAAATGCTGTTTGATCAATTTTCCCTCACCTTGCAGGGCTTTATCAAGCAGGGTGTGTCAGTATCAGTGATAACTGGTGGTGATAACTCCTGGCCATcctggagaagggaagaagaagtcGGCAGTGGAGACCAGGGAGGTGGCCCTGGATGCTCAGGGGAAAAGATGAGCCCGAGagagggtgagggtcagaggtTAGGTAGGAAAGGGCACTGGAAATTACATGGGCAAGATTACAGAGGGTGTCTTCATCATGACATCTTGAAAGTATCTACTATTATATgcaacttgtgtgtgtgtgtgtgtgtgtgtgtgtgtgtgtgttgtgtgtgtgtgtgtgtgtgtgtgtgtgtatttttccagAGAACATATTCATGTCTTTTTCGGGAGTCCTGGTCTCCTAAAATGGATAAATGTCTGAGGCAAACCTGGAATCTAGGCAAGACCCAAAGGGCTTGAGGGCAGGTGTGGTGGTGATCAATGTTAGTAAGAGACAGTGATGAATGTAGTCACTTACCAGGCGTAACAACTTAGGAAAACAATCCTTGATGGCACTGTCCAAAACCCAAAATAGAAAGAAGTGACTGTTAGGTCAGGGTTGCGAAGCCTCCCTCCtaccctttccctcccttccctccctctcctttccactGGGTAGctccaccgccccccacccccgcccgggaCTGCCCTGACACCCTTCTACAGTGCCACAAGATGCAACATTTGGAATCCAGGCTCCAGGGctgcctcccccttcctgcctcccttccttcctccaagtCCTCACTGAAGACTCCAGAGAGAAGAGGGACTGGGGTGGGAGCCCAGCACTCTGCTACCTCATTAGGGGTCCGGCATGCTGCAGGACCATGATACCCCCCCAGGGATGGCCCAGGATGCTAGGGCAGGGAGGTGAGTGAGGCAaggcccaggaggcagggatggagagggaggcGGATGAAGGCAGAAGAGGGAGTGAAGGtaggaggggagaggtgggagagacATAGGGGAACCagagacaaaggaggaaagaaggcaaagcaaaaggaagggaaagaagctcTACCATGGTGGTGGGGatcaggaggaagagagaagaaggggtAAATGGCTCCCTGGCTGCAGTCCTTTCCTTCGTCTGCCCTAACTGGCCCTGGCACCCAAGGTAAGAATGGAAAACATGCAGGTGTTGGGCTGGGGGCCCATCGCATGCTGGCTGAAACTTTGTCACCCGTGTGAACTCAGTCTGAGCCAGGCATGGGAAATGAGGCAGCCACGGGGGCAGGAGACCTTCCCCAGAGGGAGTAGAGGGTCAAGCCCCAGGTCAGCATGGGGCTGAGGGTCTGTGGCCCCCTCTTATGATCACCGCCTTCCCTCCTGATGGCCCCTGGGCACCTGTTCCTGTCTCAGTCGGTTCCTTGCCTGAGCAATCATACCTGTGCTGGACTACCCAGGGCTCCTCTGAAGGACCAGTCAGGATGCTGTGACGtgcggagggaggggaggggtccgTGCCTCTGAGAGGCCTGTCCTCCTGTCCTCTCAAGCACCTCTGCCACCTGCCTCCATTCCTGCCTCAGGAAGCCCTCTGCTCACTGGCAGCCACCCATTCCTAGCCCCTTGACTCAGGGAACCCTGGTTTCTCCCAAGGAGGGCCTTGCCCTTGGCATTGGGTCAGAGGAATGACTGTCATGATGGCaggcccccaggaccctggccctcAGCATGGGGCAGGAAAGCCACCATGGCAGCCTGAGATGAGAGAGGGCAACCCTTTTGGGGCAAGGGCAGGAGGTCCCCTCTCAGAACAAGGGAAGAGAATGTCCATCTCAGCAGGGAGTGGGAAAGCCTGTCTCAGCATGAGGCCCTGGGCTGGAGGACCCTTCTCAGTCCAGGGCACAAGCATCTGGCTCAAGGCTGGTCACTCCTGGTcccggggaggaggaggagccctgCTTTCCTGGAGCACACTCTTGCAGGGCATGCTGAAGAACACTGAATGCAGAGAGGTGGAAACAGACCCCAGACCAGGAGAACAAGGTGAACAGTCAGAGGAAGGAAACTCCTTATAGGTGAGGGACACGGAGAGAGGAGAAGCTGGGGCCTATGGCCATTCTGGAGGACCAGGGTTGCAGCTTCCTGCACACATGCATCCTCAGGGACACAGTTCAGGCTGCCGGGACCAAAGGTTCCCAGGACGTGTGAGAGGTGTTCACACTGACCTTATGTAGGTGGGCTGGTCTGGAAAGGTGTCACACAAGGGGTTCCCTTCTAGCCAAAGCTCTTCAAGATCCAGCCCTTTCATCTTGTTTAACTCCCACACCAAGTTCAGCTGAGCAATATGGGGAAGAAAGTGGAAAGGAGTCCCAGggaaagagagacacacaggccCCTGCGCCCCCAGCCCCCACGTTTCCACACAGGTACCTTCTCCTGCCTCCTGTCATCACTCTGATGAGCACTACCACCCACCGTCAACCCCAACTTTGATCTGGCTCCCTCTTCTCACCTCATTTTTGGAGAGGTTCAGGATCCTGACTGTGGGGACCATCTGTATAATGTCAGACAGGCCATCCAGCCCGTACAGTTTGTTGTTGCTCAAGTTCAAGGACAAGAGCTGTTGGTGAAGAAGAGTTAGAGTGACAGTTACTATCTAGGGCCTCAGAGACAAATCTGTCCTCCACCCCATGAGTTCCACCCCCTACCATCAATAACAGCACTGGGCCTAAGGCCTCACCTCGGGATGATTCTCTTCAATGATCTGCAAGGTGGCAGCCATGCAGTTTCTTCGATTCAGGATCATATCTATATCATGGCCCACCAAGTCTTCAGGAAGCCGAGAGGAGGCAATCAGAAGGCTGAGAGGGGTCCAGGGCCAGCACCAACCCCTCCCCACATCACCATCCCTCAGTCTCCCTCCCAGGCAGATCCCTGTGCCCTCACCTGCCCTAGAATTACTGCTGTCAAGGGTACCTGGGTCAAAGCGGAGACTCTGGAGGTCAAGAGCTTGCTGGGAGACGTCATAGCGTTTGTTTATGGTCAGCTGCAGAGACAGATGGAGAAAGCCACTGGGAGGCTCTGGTGGGGATAGGGAAATCCggggctggaggaagaagaggtggGTCTGGGTGTGGGCACACAATGGACCCTGAGTCTGCATTACCTTTAGCTGCTCCATTTCTTCTGGCTCCAACTTATACCGCACAGAGTAGGGTACAGTAGAAGGATTGACAAAGATAGATATCTGCAGGAAAGAGACGTGGGGTCAGCACCAAGAACTTTCATCCCAAAGAAGACGACCAGCCCCTGCCCTGTCCTCCTGCCCCGGGACTAGGTAGAGGTAATGCCCTCAACACACACCTTTCGGTTCTTCTCATCCCAAATCTTGTAGCTGACATCCTTCAATGCGGAGGCAGTGCCAGCATCCTGGACAAAGAACCGAGCCTGGTTTTTCACGTAGTGAAACTGCAGGAGGGGGAGGCAGCAATAATTTTGGAGGAGAGagtcttcctgctcagtgggctccccccccgcccccacttcccTGTGCCCACTCATCTGGCTTCACCATCCTCTCTTACATCCACTGGAGTGAAGGGGACACTGCAATGGCTCTGGATTGAATTCATTAGCCATGTCTTATCATACTTTCTCCCATAGGGAATCTAAGGGTGAAGAGAAGGGATGGGAGTGAGGAGAGACAACATAGAATTAAAGAGGGAAAACAGACCCAACAGCCATCTTGGCTGACCTTCTACTGAGCTGTACAGGGCTTCGAAAGAAGGGACCACTggcattatttcttattttttttgtgcCAAACGTGGATTCCCTAGACCCTCCCCATTGGAAAGATCTCCAAATAATTGACATAAGGATGTTTAATGTGGTCTTCCTTTCTATAAGGTTCCAGGATATTCTATCTAATGCAGACCCTGCCAAGACACTCACGGTGATCTTGAACCAGCTCCCTGGGGTTCCATCTTGTGTGTTCTCCCCCATTTCTCTCCTcagagtttttctctctctccacacagtAATATGGATATGGCCCTCCTTTTGCCTTTTCACTCTCCTCTTGTCACGCCGGGTGCTATAGGGAGTGCTGTGGAGGGGAAGTGGAGAGGAGGAGGGTCGCCATAAATGCTACAAAAGTCTTCTTCTATACACCCTCACCTCTCTGTCACCAGGACAACAATTGGGATTGCTTAGCCATCATTCCACTTCCGGCATTCTTCAGTTTTCCAGTGAAGGAAAAGAAGACCAGGGAGAGTGAAAGAGTCGCCTAGTCCCAGGGGCTGCTGCATGCAAACCAGTCTGCCTGGTCACTGACTGTCTTACTTGGGGGTCCTCCTGGACATCTCCCCTCAGCACATTTCCATCATCCTCCTGGAGGTGTGAAGGCTGAGGCTCATATCCACCACGTTCATAACGAGGGTTCCTCTTGCCAAAATTACCTCGGAAAGAACTCCAAactctctttcttccttgagGTGAGCTACCACCATCGTTGTATTCTCAAAAAGGGGAACAAATATACAAGTTTACAGACACATCAGTGGTCCACTTACCGTGCACCACATCTTAGGCTAACACCATGGTAGGGCAAGCAAAGTGTCAACCTGCCCTAAGGGTCCAATCTCCCAAACCCTGGAAAGGAAACTCCTCTGCTTGTCCAGATAGGAGGGCCTTATTTGACAGATGGCACTATCAGGGTAGGAAtcttgggggaggaggaggaggaggaggagggaggaggaggaggaggaggagtaggaggagGAGAAAACTGTATTGAACCTTTTAAAGAAGGAAGcagatttataaaaacaaaaacag includes:
- the LOC118356537 gene encoding nuclear RNA export factor 2-like isoform X3; this encodes MVRQGSCRDATPHTPYSTRRDKRRVKRQKEGHIHITVWRERKTLRREMGENTQDGTPGSWFKITIPYGRKYDKTWLMNSIQSHCSVPFTPVDFHYVKNQARFFVQDAGTASALKDVSYKIWDEKNRKISIFVNPSTVPYSVRYKLEPEEMEQLKLTINKRYDVSQQALDLQSLRFDPDLVGHDIDMILNRRNCMAATLQIIEENHPELLSLNLSNNKLYGLDGLSDIIQMVPTVRILNLSKNELNLVWELNKMKGLDLEELWLEGNPLCDTFPDQPTYISAIKDCFPKLLRLDGQELSPPVITDTDTPCLIKPCKESYKGSDALKSLVLQFLQQYYLIYDSGDRRGLLDAYHEEACFSLAIPSSPEDPALSSLCEYFKESRNMKKPKEPSLCVQPLKHTKHNIVGSLCVLPKTQHDLSSFLVDMWFQTEKVLCFSVNGVFKEVEGKSQGSVRAFTRTFIATPASNSSLCIVNDELFVRDATPTETQSAFSNQEPTLTPSSVPTLSQEQQKMVHAFSTQSGMKLEWSQKCLQDNEWNYTRAGQVFTMLKNEGKIPEEAFKQIT
- the LOC118356537 gene encoding nuclear RNA export factor 2-like isoform X2, with the translated sequence MVRQGSCRDATPHTPYSTRRDKRRVKRQKEGHIHITVWRERKTLRREMGENTQDGTPGSWFKITIPYGRKYDKTWLMNSIQSHCSVPFTPVDDAGTASALKDVSYKIWDEKNRKISIFVNPSTVPYSVRYKLEPEEMEQLKLTINKRYDVSQQALDLQSLRFDPDLVGHDIDMILNRRNCMAATLQIIEENHPELLSLNLSNNKLYGLDGLSDIIQMVPTVRILNLSKNELNLVWELNKMKGLDLEELWLEGNPLCDTFPDQPTYISAIKDCFPKLLRLHPGPPPWSPLPTSSSLLQDGQELSPPVITDTDTPCLIKPCKESYKGSDALKSLVLQFLQQYYLIYDSGDRRGLLDAYHEEACFSLAIPSSPEDPALSSLCEYFKESRNMKKPKEPSLCVQPLKHTKHNIVGSLCVLPKTQHDLSSFLVDMWFQTEKVLCFSVNGVFKEVEGKSQGSVRAFTRTFIATPASNSSLCIVNDELFVRDATPTETQSAFSNQEPTLTPSSVPTLSQEQQKMVHAFSTQSGMKLEWSQKCLQDNEWNYTRAGQVFTMLKNEGKIPEEAFKQIT
- the LOC118356537 gene encoding nuclear RNA export factor 2-like isoform X1, whose product is MVRQGSCRDATPHTPYSTRRDKRRVKRQKEGHIHITVWRERKTLRREMGENTQDGTPGSWFKITIPYGRKYDKTWLMNSIQSHCSVPFTPVDFHYVKNQARFFVQDAGTASALKDVSYKIWDEKNRKISIFVNPSTVPYSVRYKLEPEEMEQLKLTINKRYDVSQQALDLQSLRFDPDLVGHDIDMILNRRNCMAATLQIIEENHPELLSLNLSNNKLYGLDGLSDIIQMVPTVRILNLSKNELNLVWELNKMKGLDLEELWLEGNPLCDTFPDQPTYISAIKDCFPKLLRLHPGPPPWSPLPTSSSLLQDGQELSPPVITDTDTPCLIKPCKESYKGSDALKSLVLQFLQQYYLIYDSGDRRGLLDAYHEEACFSLAIPSSPEDPALSSLCEYFKESRNMKKPKEPSLCVQPLKHTKHNIVGSLCVLPKTQHDLSSFLVDMWFQTEKVLCFSVNGVFKEVEGKSQGSVRAFTRTFIATPASNSSLCIVNDELFVRDATPTETQSAFSNQEPTLTPSSVPTLSQEQQKMVHAFSTQSGMKLEWSQKCLQDNEWNYTRAGQVFTMLKNEGKIPEEAFKQIT
- the LOC118356537 gene encoding nuclear RNA export factor 2-like isoform X4; this encodes MVRQGSCRDATPHTPYSTRRDKRRVKRQKEGHIHITVWRERKTLRREMGENTQDGTPGSWFKITIPYGRKYDKTWLMNSIQSHCSVPFTPVDFHYVKNQARFFVQDAGTASALKDVSYKIWDEKNRKISIFVNPSTVPYSVRYKLEPEEMEQLKLTINKRYDVSQQALDLQSLRFDPDLVGHDIDMILNRRNCMAATLQIIEENHPELLSLNLSNNKLYGLDGLSDIIQMVPTVRILNLSKNELNLVWELNKMKGLDLEELWLEGNPLCDTFPDQPTYISAIKDCFPKLLRLHPGPPPWSPLPTSSSLLQDGQELSPPVITDTDTPCLIKPCKESYKGSDALKSLVLQFLQQYYLIYDSGDRRGLLDAYHEEACFSLAIPSSPEDPALSSLCEYFKESRNMKKPKEPSLCVQPLKHTKHNIVGSLCVLPKTQHDLSSFLVDMWFQTWRESLRALFVPSPGPSSLPLPAIPVYAS